In Chelmon rostratus isolate fCheRos1 chromosome 4, fCheRos1.pri, whole genome shotgun sequence, a genomic segment contains:
- the LOC121605079 gene encoding nuclear receptor 2C2-associated protein, which produces MASSLICSEIQSRVSSVLNRDVKQYGKKYMFDCNEETCWNSDQGECQWVLLEFPQSVKVSELRLQFQGGFSAKTCRLEGCPKEGDFTAISHFYPEDNNSLQSFPIQEAPAVDKVKIMFENSADFFGRIIVYSLDVLGEKAS; this is translated from the exons ATGGCGTCCTCATTGATTTGCAGCGAAATTCAAAGCAG GGTGAGTTCAGTACTAAACAGAGATGTTAAGCAGTATGGCAAGAAGTACATGTTTGACTGCAATGAAGAGACATGCTGGAACTCAGACCAG GGTGAATGTCAGTGGGTGTTGCTGGAGTTCCCCCAGTCTGTTAAGGTGTCAGAGTTAAGGCTCCAGTTCCAGGGAGGCTTCtcagcaaaaacatgcagactAGAAG GTTGCCCGAAAGAGGGAGACTTTACAGCGATCAGCCATTTTTATCCAGAGGACAACAACTCTCTTCAG AGCTTTCCCATACAGGAGGCCCCTGCAGTggacaaagtaaaaataatgtttgaGAATAGTGCCGACTTTTTTGGGAGAATAATTGTTTATTCCTTGGACGTCCTGGGGGAGAAAGCCTCATga